GCGTGGACCGCGCAGACACCGGCCAGCGCGGCGGCGTGCGGGGTGGCGGTCGGCGTGGGCTGCGTGGCGCACTACCTGGGCGACGCGATCACCGAACAGGGCTGTCCGATCCTGTGGCCGATCCCGCTGATGGGCAAGACGTGGTTCCCCGTCGCGCCGCCGAAGATCATGCGGATGAAGACCGGCGGCAAGGTCGAGATGGCGATCGTCGGCCCGCTGGTCACCATCCTCAGCGTCTGGCTGTCGGCCGCCGCGCTCCAGCAGGCCGGCGCGCTCCCGTTCCTCGAAAGTTTCGACCTGCTACCCATCTAGGTTTCAGATAACGGCCATTCGGCGGCTACCACGGCATCACCCGATCGGACTAGCCTCCACGAAATCCCCGTCCCGCGCCGATCCGCGTCGAGGAGGACTTCGTGGCACGACACACGCACGACAACGTGGTCGAGGCGGCCGAATGACCACCTGGCTCGGCCTGAACGCCGGTCACGAGGACCGGGCGACCGCCGACACCACCGCGGTATCGCTCTACGAGTCACTGCTCTTCCACGCCCAGGTCGTGTGCGTGCACGCGGTCGAAGGCCGGCACGCGATGTCGTTCCGGCTCACCGAGGACCCCTCGGACAACACCGTGTCGACGCTGATCGAACGCGGGTACGGCGTGGCGGTGCACAACGGCAGCCTGCAACGGCTCGCCGGGCCCGAATCGCTCGCCAGGGGCGCTCTGCGGGCCGCTTTGGCGCACCGGGACCGGCGTGAAGGCCGGGCGCTGCGGTTCCCCGGCCAACGTGCGCTGCGCGGCCGTTACGGCGTGTCGGACATCCTGGCGTTCAGCGCGATCGAAGAGGTCCTGCCGCACGGCACGAAGAGCGTGGACGCGCGCGGTGACCTCCAGCCGGCGTTCGTGAACGGCCGGTTGGTGTTGGACTGCGGTTAGGCAGGTTCAGTTGGCGCGGCTCGGTCGGGCTCGGCCCGGCTCTCGGTCGGCCCGGCTCTCGGTCGGCCCGGCTCTCGGTCGGCCCGGCTACCGAAACCGGTCGGCCCGGCTCCTGGCTCAGCCCGGGTGGGCGCCGACGGTGTCCTTGATCTCCGCGCCGAGGCTGTCCGCGGTGCGCGCGCAGTGGGCGCAGCAGAAGAACCGGCCGTTCACCTCGACGCCGTGGCCGAGAATGCGGCAGTCGCAGTGCTCGCAGCGCGGTGCGAGACGTTGGATCGCGCACTCGAAACTGTCGAACGTGTACACGCCACCGCCGGTCGTGCGGACCTCGAAGGTCATCCAGTAGTCGTTACCGCATACGTCGCAAGTCGCCATGGGCCGAGCCTGCGCCGGTCGCCAGGACCCGGCAACTCGGACCGTTTCCGACCGGGCGCTAGTCCAACTGGGCGACAAGTCGTTTCGGTGCGACCTGGCGATAGGCGTCCCGGACGACCTCGGTGACGGCGTCCCAGTCGACGTCAACGTCGAGGTAGACGCCGAGCCAGCCGCGGTGCCCGACGTACGGCGGTCGGAAGTACCGCTCGGGTTCGCTGCCGACCAACGCCTCCTGCACACCCGGCGGGGCCGCGCACCAGAACGCGAGGCGGTCGTCGTGGTGGTGATCGGCGAACATGACGAACAGCTTCTTGTCGCGCACGAACCACGCCGGCTCGCCGTGACTGGGCCGTTCGGTCGCCTCCGGCAACCCCATGCACAGCTCCCGCAACCGCTCCAGCGAATCCATGCGCGCCATCCTCACACCCGAGCGGACCAGGCCGGACTCGAACCGGCGTCCTCCCTCCACGCAGGAGGGCGCGTCAACCACTGCGCTACATGGTCCCGAGCCGGGCCGGATTCGAACCGGCGTCCTCCCTCCAAAGGAGGAGGGCGCGACAACCACTGCGCTACCGGGCTCTTGCCCCAACACTAACCATGACCGAGGGCGCGGAGACAGGGCCGCTAAGGTCTGCCGCGTGCGCGGGGTCGACTATTACGAGCTCCTCGGGGTCGGTCGCTACGCGTCCGAGGCGGAGATCAAATCCGCCTACCGCTCCCTGGCCAAGGTCATGCACCCCGACGCGGGCGGGTCCTCCGGCACGTTCCGGATGCTGCAAGAGGCATATGACACCCTCCGTGATCCGTCCCGAAGACAGGACTACGACCGGGGCTGGACGGTCACCCGACCGGGCGCGCGGCCGACGTCCCCCACCCGGCCGCCGCGCTCCGGCCGAACGGGCCGGCTGCGCAATTTCGGTGAGGATCCCGACTTCGTACCTCCGAAGCCGGTGGTGGATCTCGGTGCGATCGCGTGGTGGCACCTGGTCGACGTGGCCCAGCGGGTCCGCTATGCGCCCGCCGCCGGTCCCGGCCACGCGCCCGCGTTAGCCGCGGTGCTCGGGTGGTTCTTCCTGCTGCTGCCGGTGTTCTTGATCGACTTCACGCCGCTCGTGCTGGGTGTCTGGCTTCTCCTGGTCGCCGCGGCGGCGACTGCGGCGTTCCGGTTGGTGCGGCGGTACCTGTCGGCGATCCGGGCGGACCGGGCGTTCACGGCGGAGCACGACACCGACATCGTGCACGGGACCACCGACGACCGCCCGTGTGAACGGATCACCGCCGACCTGCTCAGCCGGTACCTGACCCGGTTGCCCGGCGTGCGGATCTTCCACGGGCTCGCCTGGCCGGGCTCGGTGTTCGCCGACGTCGACCACGCGGTGCTGTGCGGGCGGAAGCTGGTGCTGATCGAGTCGAAGGCCTGGCTGCCGGGGCACTACGAGGCCGACGACGACGGCTCGGTGTGGCGCAACGGGCATCCGTTCCGGGGCGGTGGCATGAGGATGCCGCGCAGCCTGGCGATGTACCGGAAGTTGTTGCCGTGGCTGGACATCCGGACCGCGCTGCTGGTGTACCCGAGCCGGGCCGGCGAGGTGACGACCGAGGAGCCGGCGGACACCGTGGTGCCGCCGATGACGCCGGCGCAGTTCGTCGAGGAGATCGGCGACTGGCTGGCGGAGGACCCGGCCACGGTGGACCGCGAGGCGTTGCGCCTGCTGCTCCGCCAGGTCGTGCCGATCGTGCGCCCGTAGCAACCGCCTGGGTCGGTCAGCCGAATGGCGCATGTCCGTTGTGTCGCCGGAGGGTTACGTTCGGCGGACCCAGCGGGAGGAGCGGGGCGGATGAAGGTCGACGTCTTCAACGAGGTCCAGGACCCGCGCCCGTGGCAGGAAGGGCACGAGAACGCGCGCATCACGGAGGCGTTGGAGCAGGCGCGGCTGGCGGATTCGCTCGGGTACGGCTGCTGGTGGCAGGTCGAGCACCACGGCGCGGACGAGTTCAGCCTGTCGTCGGCGCCGGAGTTGATGCTGGCGGCGATCTCGCAGCAGACGTCCCGGATCCGCCTCGGCCATTCCGCGGTCCTGGCGCCGGCCAAGTTCAACCACCCGATCCGGGTAGCCGAACGTGCCGCCATGCTGGACCACCTGAGCGGCGGCAGGCTGGAGTTCGGCCTGACCCGGTCGACCGCGCCGGAGTGGCGGCTGTTCGGCATCGACCCGGCGGACGCGCGCCGGCAGACCCAGCAGGCGTTCGAGATGATCCCGCGGATGTGGACGTCGGAGCGGTTCTCGCACTCCAGCGAGGATTTCGAGATCCACGACGTGCCGATCGTGCCCAAGCCGCTCCAGAAGCCCCATCCGCCGCTCTGGCAGGCCGCCGCGACGCCGGCGTCGTTCGAGGAGGCGGGGCGGCGCGGTGTCGGGGTGCTGGGGACGACGATCTGGGAGTCCATCGAGCGGGTGCGCCGGATGGTCGGCCTCTACCGTGCGGCGGCCGACGCGTGCACGTCGCCGGTCGGTTCGTACGTCAACAACCAGGTCGCTTTCTTCACGTTCGTGCACTGCGCGGAGACCGACGAGCAGGCGGCCCGCAACGGCGCCGTGGCGGCAGCGGCTTGGTACACGGTCAAGGCGCTGACCTTCTTCGAGGCCGCGGACGCCTTCGTGGAGACCGTGCGGCACCAGCAGTCGCTGATGGACGACCCGTCCGGCGGTGGTCTGACCGGCGAGTTCCTCCGGGCGGAAGCCGCGGCGTTCAGCGGACCGAACCGTGCCCAGGTGGTCATCGGGCGGGTCCTGCAAGGCGAGGACGTGGACCCGGAGGAGATCTTCGAGGCGCTGAACGAGCAGGACTCGCTGATCGTCGGCAGCCCGGACACGTGCCGGAAGAAGCTGCGCACCTACGCGGACCTCGGCATCGACCGCCTGATGGCGTTCCACCAGGTGGGCAGCCTGAAGCACGAGGACGTCATGCAAAGCCTCCGCCTGATCGGCGACCTGATCCCCGAGTTCGACACGTAAGTCGGAGATCAGGTCGGTAGGCAACACGTCAGTCGGACAGGCATTCCGGGCGCGTTCGGCGTGTGGGGTGGGAAGATGGCCGGCATGCCGAAGAAGCTGCGCCTGACGGGTGACCCGGAGGCCGACAAGCTGCTCAGTGAAGACCACTTCGCGCTGCTCACCGGGCTCCTGCTGGACCAGCAGTTCCCGATGGAACACGCCTTCGCCGGCCCCCGGAAGATCGCGGACCGGATGGGTGGGTTCAGCATCACCAAGATCGCCGAGACCGACGTGGACGAGTTCGTGGAGCTGTGCGTGCAGCCGCCCGCGATCCACCGGTACGGCGGCTCGATGGGGCGCCGGGTCCACGCGTTGGCGCTGCACATCCTGGAGAACTACAAGGGCAAGACGGCGAACATCTGGAAAGCCGGCAAACCGGACGCCAAGGAAGTGTTCCGCCGGGTGAAGGCGCTGCCCGGGTTCGGCGACCAGAAGGCCCGCATCTTCCTCGCGTTGCTGGGCAAGCAGCTCGGCGTCACCCCGGAGGGCTGGCGCGAAGTGGCCGGGGCGTACGGCGAGGAAGGCTCACGGCGCTCCATCGCCGACGTCACCAGCCCCGAGGCGCTGGCCGAGGTCCGCGCGTTCAAGAAGGCCGCGAAAGCAGCCGCAGCGGGGAGCTAGAGCGGAGCCTCCGAGGGCTAGAGCGGGCGTTGCCGACGGCTAGAGCTGCGTTGCCGGGAGCTAGAGCGGCGTTGCCGACGGCTAGAGTCCCGACGTGCAGTTGCCGGGACTCTCCGATCTCACGCCGTTGGGCCAGGGCGGGTTCGCCACGGTCTACCGCGCCCGCCAGGTCCAGCTGAACCGCGACGTCGCGGTGAAGATCGACAACCGGGTCTTGCAGACCGAACGCGATCGGCGGCGGTTCCTGCGTGAGGCCCATGCCGCCGCACGACTGTCCGGGCACCCGCACGTCGTGTCCGTGCACGACGCCAACTTCACCCCGCAGGGCACGCCCTACCTGGTCATGGAGCTGTGCACCGGTGGGTCGCTGGCCGACGTGGTCCGGCGGGACGGACCGCTTTCGGCGGACCGGGTGCGGCAGCTTGGCGTGCAGTTGGCGGACGCGCTGGCCGCCGCGCACGCGGAAGGTGTGCTGCACCGGGACATCAAGCCCGGCAACATCCTGCTGGACCGGTACGGCACGGTGAAGCTCGCCGACTTCGGGTTGGCGGCGCTGCTGGACGCCGAGGGTTCCAGCACTGTCACGCGTGATGCGTTGAGTCCCAGTTACGCGCCGCCTGAGGCGTTCGCGATGGCCCAGCCGACGCCGGCCGCTGACGTCTACGCGTTGGCGGCGACGTTGTACGACCTGCTTGCGGGTAAGCCTCCTCGGCCGGTGCCTTGGCCGGTCGAGTCGTTCGATCACCTGGGTGACGTGCTGCGGTCGCCCGTGGCGCCGGTGGTCGGGGTGCCGCAGGAGTTGCACGACGTGTTGGTGCGGGCGCTTGAGCCGGATGTCGCGCGGCGTACGCCTGGTGCGGCGCGGTTGCGGGATGAGTTGAGTCGGGTTGCGATGGCGCCGGTTCCGGCGGGTTCGGCTGTTGGTGGGGGTGCGGAGCGGCGTTTCGAGCCGCAGCTCGGGTCGGGTTACGTTCGGCCGCCGACCAAGAAGCCTTGGGCGTTGGTCATCGCTGCTGCGGTGCTCGCGACGGTCGTGGCCGGCGGAACGTGGTGGTGGGCGACGAAGAACGGTGACACCGCCGCGCCGGGTGCGCAGGTCGGTACGACGGCAGGTTCATCCACGAGCACCAAGCTGCCGCCGCCAGATCTCAAGGAGTGCGCGACGGGCTACTGCGTCGGCGAGCCGACCTGCTACCGCGGCATCGTGTCGATCGGTGGTCAGGCCGCGACGGCACGTCGGGTCGCCAACTGCTCCGAAGAGCACTTCTGGGAGGCGTTCGCGGGCGGCTGGTTGTCGGGGCCGATCCCTGAAGTCGACAACGACGACCTGATCAAGGCACCCGAAGTCGCGGACGTCTGCACGGCCGAGGCGATGAAGGCGAACACCCGGCCGACCGTGGACACGTCGGACTGGCAGTTCACCGCGGTCGGGTTCGCGGATGGCGAGGCGACCTACTTTCACTGCCTGGCCAGGCCCTCCGAAGGCGGCGAGACGACCACCAGCGCGTTCGGTGGGTCCTGACGTTCGGTCAGAGGGTCCTGCGCGTCGGTCAGAGGGTCCTGGGGTCCGGTAAGAGGGGTCTCGTGTTTCGAAGGCCGCATCGCGAAGAACAGCATCACCAACGCCACCACGGCGAGCAGCCCAGCGATCGGCGCCAACGACAGCAGCCCGACCCAGCTGATCACCAGCCCGCCGACCACGCCGGACAGGCCGACACCGAGATAGATCGCGGACGCGTTGAGCGACAGGAGCAGGCCGCCGTTGGTCGGTGCCAACGCGATCAGCCAGCTCTGCGTCGGCGGGTTCGTCGACCACGTGAGAGCGCCCCACACGAACAGCGCGATGGCGGCCGACACCGGGGTGGTCAACGTCAGCGGCAACGTGGCCAGCACGACGGTGAAGCAGCTGACCAGCACGACGAGCAGCTTGCGCGGGTCGAACCGGTCGGTGAGCCGGCCACCGGCCCAGTTGCCGAACACACCACCCAGGCCGTACGCGAGGAGCAGCACGCTGATCATCACGCCCTCGACGCCGGCGGTTTCGGTGAGCAGTGGCGCGATGTAGTTGAAGACGCTGAACACAGCGAGGCACGCGATCACGGTCAGGCCGAGGACCATCAGCACGCGCCGGTCGGCGGCAGGGGCGAAGCGTTCGCGGAGGCGGACCACCGGCGGCGCCTCGACGCGGGGCAGCCAGCGCCACACCGCCAGTGCCGCGACTGCGGAGACGGCGGCGATCAACGCGAACACGCCCTGGTAGCCGAGGGGTCCGCCCAGGAGGTTGCCTGCCGGGACGCCGAGGACGAGGGAGAACGTGAGTCCGCCGAAGACCAGGGCCACGGCTCGGCCACGACGTTCCGGTGGGGTGAGAACGGTGGCCACGAGCGTTGCGGCGGGTGTGTAGACGGCCGCACCCAGTGCGCTGATGACGCGTGCGGCCAGGAGGAGGGGGTAGTTCGGCGCGACGGCGGCCAGCAGGTTGCCGAAGGCCGAGACGCCCAGGGCGGTGACCAGGAGGGTGCGGCGTTCCCAGCGGCCAGTGAGCGCGGCCAGCGGCGGTGCGGAGACCGCGTAGGCGATGGCGAACGCGGTCAGCAGTTGGCCGGCGGTGGCGTGGGAGATGTGCAGTTCCTGGCTTACGGCCGGTAGGACGCCGGAGACGATGTAGGCACTCGTTCCGATGGCGAACGCGCCGGCCGTGAGCAGGTAGGTGCGGGCGGACAATGCGTACTCCCCCGATCGAGTGGTGATTCGATCGGTACCGTACTACGATGACCGTCAAAGTTCGACCGATATCGTAGTATGCGGGTCATGACGACCATGCTTGCGCACCCCGAGCGGGGAGAGATCCGGATAGCGGCGGTGCTGCAAGCGTTGGCGGATCCGGTGCGGCTGGAGATCGTGCGCGCGTTGGCCCGGTGCGAGGACGGGATCTCGTGCGGCTTGCTTGACCTGGGGATTACGGCTTCCACGTTGACGCATCACGTGCGGACGTTGCGGGAGGCGGGGGTCGTGTGGGTGCGGCCTCAGGGGACTTCGCGGATCAGTACGTTGCGGCGGGATGACCTGGATGCGTTGTTCCCTGGGTTGCTTGATGGTGTGTTGGCGGCTCGGCGGTGAGCGGCGCGGGTGGTGGTTTGGTGGGTGGCGGCGTGGGTGGCGACTCGGCGGGTGGTGCGGCGGGGAGCGGCGCGGCGGGGAGGGACGCCAATGACTGGGAGTGGGTTCGGGTTCTGGCTCAGGGGCGGGTGTACGACGAAGAGCGGGCTGCGCTGAATCGGGTGGCTTGGGCGGCGGTGGCGTTGGCGGCTTCGCGTGGCGGGGAGCGGAGTGGGGTGCGGCGGGCTCGGGCGGTGGCGGATCGGTTTGCTTTGCGGGCCCGGGTGGTGGGGTCGGTTGGGGTTTGGGCGGCGGATCCGGATCTGTTGGTGGCGGATGTGTTGGCGGAGACCGGTTTGCCGGATCGGTTTCTGAGGGTGGTGGCGCGGGGGTTGGAGCCGGTGGTGCCGTTGGTTCGGGATGGCGGGTTGCGGGAGCGGGGGGAGCGGTGGTTGGCGGTTTGGGGGTCTGCGTCCAGGTCCGGCTCGATTTGACACGGGACCCCTACGGGCACCCCAGACAGGCCAAAGCCGGGCAGGCATGGCGGGAAGAGCGTCCGCCAAGCCTGCCCGGCTTCGACCAGCCTATGGCACCCGAACCCATGTCAAATCGAGCCTCGTCGGCCACCTGCGGTGTGCGCGGGGCGGCCACTGCGGTGTAGCGATGTGGTGCGGGGCGGCCATTGGGTGGGTGGGGTGACTGTTTGGTGTGGTGTGAGTAATTCGGTTGCGGTGGTTCCTAAGGTTGGTAGACGTGCGTGCCTACGCTCGTCTTGCGCTGGCCGGTTTCCGTAGATACTCCACCTATCGACAGGCGATGGTTGCCGGGATGGCGACGAACGTCGCATTCGGGCTGCTCAGGATGGCTGTGCTGGTCGCGGCCGTCTCGCAGGGCTCCATCGCGGGCTATGACGTTGCGGCTACGGCTACCTATGTGTGGCTTGGCCAGGGGTTGATGGCGGTCGTTGTGCTGTGGGGTGACAAGCAGTTGGCCGACCGCATTCGCAGCGGGGACGTTGTGGTTGACCTCTACCGGCCTTGGCACCTCCAGTCCGCGTTGTTGGCCGAGGATGTCGGGCGGGCCGGGTACGCCTTGCTTGTGCGACTTGCGCCGCCGATTGCGTTCGGAGCGTTGTTCTTCCCATTCCGGTGGCCCGAGTTGGCCACCCTGCCGTTGTTCGCGGTGAGTGTGGTGCTGGCGGTGGCCGTCAGTTTCGGCATGCGGTTCCTGCTGAACGCCACCACGTTCTGGCTCCTCGACAACCGTGGCGTGCAGGCGCTCTACACCGGGTTCGCCTGGCTGCTCAGCGGGTTGGCTGTGCCGCTTGCGTTCTTCCCTTCCTGGGCGTTGCCCTTCCTGTGGTCCACGCCGTTCGCGGCCATGTTGCAGGCGCCGATCGACGTCTTCCTCGAACGCGGTTCGCCTTGGCCGCTGTTGGCGGGGCAGGCGTTCTGGGCTGTTGTGGTCCTCGGGGCGGGCCACCTGGTGTTGCAGCGCGCGGTTCGGAAGGTGGTGGTGCAGGGTGGCTGACTCGACTGCCGGTGTCTACGCGAAACTTGTCGGCGCACGTCTGCGCGGCCAGATGTCTTACCGTGCCTCGTTCGTCCTCCAGTGCGTTGCCAACGCTCTCGGGCAGCTGACCGAGTTGGCCATCATTCTTGTGCTGTTCAACAGGGTCAGCGCGCTCGGGGGCTTCTCGGTCAACGAGGTCGTGTTGATGTACGCGCTGGCGGGCACGGCGTTCGGGATCGCCGACCTGGTTGCGAGCCAACTGGACGAGCTGCCTACCTACATTCGCACTGGGACGTTCGACGTTCTTCTGCTGCGACCTTTGGGCACGCTTGCTCAGATGATGGCTTCCGACCTCCAGTTGCGGAAGCTTGGTCGGATCGTGGCCGGTGTCGTTGCGCTTGTGTACGCGTTGGGCCACAACGAGATCGCTTGGTCGCCGTTCACCGCGGTGTTGATCGTGGTGGCGCCTCTCAGTGGTGCGGTGATCTTCTCGGCCATCTGGGTCCTGGCCAATGCGGTCTGCTTCTGGGTGGTCGACGGCCAGGAGCTCGCCAATGCGGTCACGTATGGCAGCAATGCGTTCACCTCGTACCCCGCCACCGTGTACGACACGTGGTTGCGTCGGTTCTTCGCGTTCGTCATCCCCGGCGCGTTCGTCGCCTACTACCCCAGCCTCGCGCTTCTGGACCGCCCGGATCCGTTGGGTGGACCCGCTTTTCTGAGTTGGATCTCGCCGTTGGTCGCCCTTGCCGCGGCCGTTGTCGCGGGCCTTGTCTGGCGCACCGCCGTTCGGCACTACCGAGGGACTGGATCATGATCGAGGTGCGCGATCTGTGTCGCGAGTTCACGGTGACGACGAAGGTCGGCCGTTTCAGGCGTGAGAAGCGCGTCGTGCGGGCGGTGGACTCGGTGAGTTTCGATGTCGCCGCAGGGGAAGCCGTCGGGTATGTCGGGCCCAATGGGGCCGGCAAGTCGACCACCATCAAGATGCTCACCGGCATCCTCGTGCCGACGTCCGGCCACGTTCGGGTGTCCGGCGTGGACCCGTCGCGGGCTCGGCGGGATCTGGCGCGGCGCATCGGGGTGGTCTTCGGCCAGCGCAGCCAGCTGTGGTGGGACCTGCCGCTCCGGGACAGCTTCGACCTGCTCCGCGCGATCTACCGGGTGCCGAAGGGTGATCACGCCGGTCGGCTCCGGGAGTGCGTCGACCTGCTGGAGCTCGGGCCGTTCCTGGACACGCCGGTCCGCCAACTGTCCCTCGGTCAACGGATGCGCGGCGAGGTCACGGCGGCCCTGTTGCACGGGCCCGAGTTGTTGGTCTTGGACGAACCGACCATCGGCCTCGACCTGGAATCCAAGGAACGCCTGCGGGAATTCCTGGCCGACCTCAACACCCAGCGCGGCACGACGCTCTTGCTCACCACGCACGACCTGGACGACATCGAGCGGCTGTGTCCGCGGCTGGTGGTGATCGACCGGGGCACGGTGCTGGCCGACGGCCCGTTGGACGGACTGCGCGCCGAGGTCGCGCCGGACCGCGTGCTGGTGGTGGACCTGGAGAAACCAGCCACCGGGCTGGACGAACTGCCCGGCGTCACCTCGGTGCGGACCGAGCTGAACGGATTGCGACACCACCTCACGTTCCGCCGCGCGGACACCACTGCGGCGGCGCTTATCTCGGCTGTGGCGGCACGGGCGGAAGTGCACGATCTCGTGGTTGTGGAGCCGGAGATCGACGATGTGGTGCGTCGGCTGTACGCGCGTCGGTAGAGTCGGACGAAACGGTCAACGAATGGGAGCACTCCATGCGCGCAGGTCGTCCGCTCGCCACCATCATGCTGGCGCTGGGCCTCATCGGGGCCGCGTCCGGCTGCGAGGCCGTCCAGCAGGCGTCGGACACCGCGAACCAGGTCGGCCAAGCGGCGGACAAGGCGACCGTGTGCATCGAGGCGCTCAAGCTCGCGAACTTCACCCCCACCGCCACCGACCCGCAGAAGGCGCTGGAGGAGACCCAGAAGAAGGCCGAGGAGCTGAACGCCCTCGCCGCGAAGGCCGGCGACGCCACGCTCAAGGACGCCATCACCGGCGTTTCCGACAAGATGAGCGCCGTGACGCTGGAGGACGTGAACCCGGCCAACGCCGCCGCCTGGGCGCAGGAGAAGCTGGACACCGTCTCCAAGCTGTCCAACGCCTGCTCCTGAGCGGAAAAGCCAGGCTGTCGGTACCTTCGGAACCGTCCTACCCTGGGAGGCACCGGAGGTGTTGCAGATGCACGCGACAGTAGGTGACCGGTTGCACGTCCACAGCCGCGCGGTGGGTCTCGACGAGAAGATCGGCGAGATCGTGGAAGTCCGCGGCTCGGAAGGTGCGCCCCCGTACCTGGTCCGGTTCTCGGACGGCCACGAAGGGCTGGTCTACCCAGGCCCCGACACGCTGGTCGAGCCCCGGGCCTCTGAATCACCCAGGATCAAGGACTCGACCTCGGCGCGGTAGAGCAGCGCCGGGTCGACTCCCATCGGTCCGAACTGCCCGGAAACCTCCAGGCTGAGCACGCCGTGCAGCCTGGTGAACCCGCGCAGGCCGGTGAGCAGCACGGCGGGGGGCACGTACCCCTCGCCGCGTGAGCCGGCCCATGCCACGAGCTGGGCATCCAGTCCACTCGTGGCTTCCTGGCGCGGTTCCCCTTCTCTCGGCAGCACACTCAGGAACGCGCTCATCGTGCGGTGTGCGGCCATGATCGTGTCTTCCGGCGCCTGGTAGCCGGGCACCGGCGTGCCGAACAGCAGCAGGTACCGGTGCGGCTGGGCGATGGCCCACGACCGGAAGCCTTCCCCGAACGCGCGCACCCGATCGGACGGGTCCGCGTCCTCCGATGCCGCGACCGCCGCCTCCACGGTGTCCGCCAGGTCGTGCCACGCGTCCGTGACCAGGTCGTTCAGCAGGTCGTCGCGCCCCTTGAAGTACCGGTAGAGAGCGGGACCCGTCACGCCCATGCGCTTGGCGATGGCGTTGACCGAGATCCCGGCGATCCCCTGCTCCGCCAACTGCTCCAGCGCGATGCGCTTGACCTCGACCTTCGTCTCCTCGCGGAACCGTTCGCGCCGCACGTTGACCACTCTGCGCACCTCCTTGACAAATACACCCTAACTTGTGTTAGAACTTCTAACAACAGTGAGAGCTTGATACGAGGGGGAATCATGACGGTCGTCGTTCTGGGAGCGGGTCGGGGTATCGGTCGGGAGATCACCCGCCAGTTGGTGGCGGCAGGGAGAGAGGTTCGGGCTGTCACACGTTCGGGTGGAGTTCCGGAGGGTGCGCAGGACATGCGCTGCGATCTGATGGACCGGGCGTCGACGTTCAAGGCCGTGGAAGGCGCGTCGGTGGTCCACCTGTCCGCCAACGTCCCGTACACCAGCTGGGTGGACATGCTGCCGACGATGGTCGACAACGCCATCGCCGCGGCGGAGGCCGTGGGCGCGAAGATCGTGTTCGCGGACAACCTGTACTCGTACGGCCCGGTGTCCGGCCCGATCACCGAGGCCACGCCGGAACGGCCCGTGGGGCCGAAGGAGAAGCTGCGCAGCGAACTCGGCAAACGGCTGCGGAAGGCGTCCGTGCCGGTGGCGACCGGTCGTTCCTCGGACTACTACGGTCCGGGCGGCACGTCGTCGTTGCCCGGCGAGCTGGCGATCAAGCCGATGACGCAGGGCAAGGGCGCCATGTGGTTCTGGCCGCTGGACGTCCCGCACACGTTCGCCTACCTCGCCGACACCGCACGGGCGCAGATCTTGCTGGGCGACGACGAGCGGGCGGACGGGAAGGTCTGGCACACGCCGGCGGCCGAGACCCTGTCCGTGCGGGACTTCATCGCGCTGACCGGACAGGTGCTCGGCAACGCG
This is a stretch of genomic DNA from Saccharothrix ecbatanensis. It encodes these proteins:
- a CDS encoding Prokaryotic metallothionein, whose protein sequence is MATCDVCGNDYWMTFEVRTTGGGVYTFDSFECAIQRLAPRCEHCDCRILGHGVEVNGRFFCCAHCARTADSLGAEIKDTVGAHPG
- a CDS encoding MmcQ/YjbR family DNA-binding protein; its protein translation is MDSLERLRELCMGLPEATERPSHGEPAWFVRDKKLFVMFADHHHDDRLAFWCAAPPGVQEALVGSEPERYFRPPYVGHRGWLGVYLDVDVDWDAVTEVVRDAYRQVAPKRLVAQLD
- a CDS encoding J domain-containing protein, producing the protein MRGVDYYELLGVGRYASEAEIKSAYRSLAKVMHPDAGGSSGTFRMLQEAYDTLRDPSRRQDYDRGWTVTRPGARPTSPTRPPRSGRTGRLRNFGEDPDFVPPKPVVDLGAIAWWHLVDVAQRVRYAPAAGPGHAPALAAVLGWFFLLLPVFLIDFTPLVLGVWLLLVAAAATAAFRLVRRYLSAIRADRAFTAEHDTDIVHGTTDDRPCERITADLLSRYLTRLPGVRIFHGLAWPGSVFADVDHAVLCGRKLVLIESKAWLPGHYEADDDGSVWRNGHPFRGGGMRMPRSLAMYRKLLPWLDIRTALLVYPSRAGEVTTEEPADTVVPPMTPAQFVEEIGDWLAEDPATVDREALRLLLRQVVPIVRP
- a CDS encoding LLM class flavin-dependent oxidoreductase; its protein translation is MKVDVFNEVQDPRPWQEGHENARITEALEQARLADSLGYGCWWQVEHHGADEFSLSSAPELMLAAISQQTSRIRLGHSAVLAPAKFNHPIRVAERAAMLDHLSGGRLEFGLTRSTAPEWRLFGIDPADARRQTQQAFEMIPRMWTSERFSHSSEDFEIHDVPIVPKPLQKPHPPLWQAAATPASFEEAGRRGVGVLGTTIWESIERVRRMVGLYRAAADACTSPVGSYVNNQVAFFTFVHCAETDEQAARNGAVAAAAWYTVKALTFFEAADAFVETVRHQQSLMDDPSGGGLTGEFLRAEAAAFSGPNRAQVVIGRVLQGEDVDPEEIFEALNEQDSLIVGSPDTCRKKLRTYADLGIDRLMAFHQVGSLKHEDVMQSLRLIGDLIPEFDT
- a CDS encoding HhH-GPD-type base excision DNA repair protein → MPKKLRLTGDPEADKLLSEDHFALLTGLLLDQQFPMEHAFAGPRKIADRMGGFSITKIAETDVDEFVELCVQPPAIHRYGGSMGRRVHALALHILENYKGKTANIWKAGKPDAKEVFRRVKALPGFGDQKARIFLALLGKQLGVTPEGWREVAGAYGEEGSRRSIADVTSPEALAEVRAFKKAAKAAAAGS
- a CDS encoding serine/threonine-protein kinase, with product MQLPGLSDLTPLGQGGFATVYRARQVQLNRDVAVKIDNRVLQTERDRRRFLREAHAAARLSGHPHVVSVHDANFTPQGTPYLVMELCTGGSLADVVRRDGPLSADRVRQLGVQLADALAAAHAEGVLHRDIKPGNILLDRYGTVKLADFGLAALLDAEGSSTVTRDALSPSYAPPEAFAMAQPTPAADVYALAATLYDLLAGKPPRPVPWPVESFDHLGDVLRSPVAPVVGVPQELHDVLVRALEPDVARRTPGAARLRDELSRVAMAPVPAGSAVGGGAERRFEPQLGSGYVRPPTKKPWALVIAAAVLATVVAGGTWWWATKNGDTAAPGAQVGTTAGSSTSTKLPPPDLKECATGYCVGEPTCYRGIVSIGGQAATARRVANCSEEHFWEAFAGGWLSGPIPEVDNDDLIKAPEVADVCTAEAMKANTRPTVDTSDWQFTAVGFADGEATYFHCLARPSEGGETTTSAFGGS
- a CDS encoding MFS transporter, whose product is MSARTYLLTAGAFAIGTSAYIVSGVLPAVSQELHISHATAGQLLTAFAIAYAVSAPPLAALTGRWERRTLLVTALGVSAFGNLLAAVAPNYPLLLAARVISALGAAVYTPAATLVATVLTPPERRGRAVALVFGGLTFSLVLGVPAGNLLGGPLGYQGVFALIAAVSAVAALAVWRWLPRVEAPPVVRLRERFAPAADRRVLMVLGLTVIACLAVFSVFNYIAPLLTETAGVEGVMISVLLLAYGLGGVFGNWAGGRLTDRFDPRKLLVVLVSCFTVVLATLPLTLTTPVSAAIALFVWGALTWSTNPPTQSWLIALAPTNGGLLLSLNASAIYLGVGLSGVVGGLVISWVGLLSLAPIAGLLAVVALVMLFFAMRPSKHETPLTGPQDPLTDAQDPLTERQDPPNALVVVSPPSEGLARQ
- a CDS encoding ArsR/SmtB family transcription factor, whose translation is MRVMTTMLAHPERGEIRIAAVLQALADPVRLEIVRALARCEDGISCGLLDLGITASTLTHHVRTLREAGVVWVRPQGTSRISTLRRDDLDALFPGLLDGVLAARR